In the Rhodobacteraceae bacterium M382 genome, one interval contains:
- a CDS encoding FAD-dependent oxidoreductase, producing MNSTARVVVIGGGVVGCSILYHLAKNGWTDVTLLERQELTSGSSWHAAGGLFTVVRPNASAEMHRYTFQIYRELEEKYDQPCGFHFTGGINVCRTQDEIDSNAMMQSACRRLGIEGHFISLEEAKEKAPVLDTDHMIGAFWEEEGGHVDPASATMAFAGAARKLGATIHRHTPVIATTQRPDGTWDVVTDKGTIHTEYVVNAAGLWGREVARMAGIELPLMPVEHHYLVTENIPLIENLGFELPQINDNETGSYARQESMGMLLGAYELKMTHWAKDGTPLDFGHELLADNLECMEWNFEKSVEIMPVLGEAGVKRVINGPMIFSPDLGPLIGPHPALRNYFCANGVMAGFNQGGGIGRVMAEWIIGGEPEIDIFNWDVARFGKFATAKYTEEMTRYFYEHRSEKIFPYQSFPAARPQAKSPVHDRLAAEGAVFGTGFGSEHATWFAPEGTEAEDSLTYRQPNWWEPVAQEGRAVREAVGLFEFSDMAKFEFSGPGAEAYLDRIMANRLPKPGRLCLTPMLSEKGRVVGDFTISNLGDRYLVVGTYAMQLAFIRHFNRYMPDTGVVMRNLSDNLAGLHIAGPNATAVLSDLLGTPVDLRFMDARQMSLAGIDGVTVLRVSYTGETGYELYLPRAGQPQLFDALREVGTGHGMRLCGLRALMMLRLEKSFPAWGLEITADYQAHECGMMHHVRLDKGAFVGRDAAASYGPAKERPVTLTVDAGDLAIWGDEAIFLDGKPVGYISSGGWGPVARKHIALGYVATEAYREDGDYEVELFGSLHKAQLQTQPLYDPSGQRMRQE from the coding sequence ATGAATTCGACAGCACGTGTGGTGGTGATCGGCGGCGGCGTTGTCGGCTGTTCGATCCTGTATCATCTGGCGAAAAACGGCTGGACCGATGTGACCCTGTTGGAACGGCAGGAGCTGACATCCGGTTCCAGCTGGCACGCGGCGGGGGGGCTGTTCACCGTGGTGCGGCCCAATGCATCCGCCGAAATGCACCGCTATACCTTTCAGATCTACCGTGAGCTGGAGGAAAAATACGACCAGCCCTGTGGCTTCCATTTCACCGGCGGCATCAATGTCTGCCGGACCCAGGACGAAATCGACAGCAACGCCATGATGCAAAGCGCCTGTCGCCGACTGGGGATCGAGGGACATTTCATCTCTTTGGAAGAAGCCAAGGAAAAGGCCCCGGTGCTGGACACCGACCATATGATCGGCGCGTTTTGGGAGGAGGAGGGCGGCCATGTGGATCCGGCCTCGGCCACGATGGCGTTTGCGGGGGCGGCGCGCAAACTGGGCGCAACGATTCACCGACACACGCCGGTCATCGCCACCACGCAGCGGCCCGATGGCACCTGGGATGTGGTAACCGACAAGGGCACGATCCACACCGAATATGTGGTGAATGCCGCCGGTTTGTGGGGGCGCGAGGTCGCACGGATGGCAGGTATCGAACTGCCGTTGATGCCGGTCGAACACCACTATCTGGTAACCGAAAACATACCGTTGATCGAAAACCTTGGGTTCGAGCTGCCGCAGATCAACGACAATGAAACCGGATCCTATGCGCGCCAGGAAAGCATGGGCATGCTGCTGGGTGCCTATGAGCTGAAGATGACCCATTGGGCCAAAGACGGCACGCCGCTGGATTTCGGGCACGAACTGTTGGCGGACAATCTGGAATGCATGGAGTGGAATTTCGAGAAATCGGTGGAGATCATGCCGGTGCTGGGCGAAGCCGGGGTGAAACGGGTGATTAACGGGCCGATGATCTTCTCTCCCGACCTTGGGCCGCTGATCGGGCCGCATCCGGCGTTGCGGAATTATTTCTGCGCCAATGGCGTGATGGCCGGGTTCAACCAGGGCGGCGGCATTGGCCGGGTCATGGCGGAATGGATCATCGGGGGCGAACCGGAAATCGATATCTTCAATTGGGATGTGGCGCGGTTCGGCAAATTCGCCACCGCGAAATACACCGAAGAGATGACCAGGTATTTCTATGAACACCGGTCGGAAAAAATCTTTCCCTATCAAAGCTTCCCCGCCGCGCGGCCCCAGGCGAAATCGCCGGTGCATGACCGGCTGGCGGCCGAGGGCGCGGTGTTCGGTACCGGTTTTGGCAGCGAACACGCCACCTGGTTTGCACCCGAAGGGACGGAGGCCGAGGACAGCCTGACCTACCGCCAGCCCAACTGGTGGGAGCCGGTCGCACAGGAGGGCCGCGCGGTGCGCGAGGCCGTCGGGCTGTTTGAATTCTCCGACATGGCAAAGTTCGAATTTTCCGGCCCCGGAGCCGAGGCGTATCTGGACCGGATCATGGCCAATCGCCTGCCGAAACCAGGGCGTCTGTGCCTGACCCCGATGCTGTCGGAAAAGGGGCGCGTGGTGGGGGATTTCACCATCTCCAATCTCGGCGATCGCTATCTGGTGGTTGGGACTTATGCGATGCAGTTGGCCTTTATCCGACATTTCAACCGCTACATGCCGGACACGGGCGTGGTGATGCGGAACCTGTCGGATAATCTGGCCGGGCTGCACATCGCCGGGCCGAATGCCACGGCGGTTCTGTCCGATCTGCTGGGGACGCCTGTGGACCTGCGGTTCATGGATGCGCGGCAGATGTCGCTGGCCGGGATCGACGGGGTCACCGTCCTGCGTGTCTCCTACACCGGGGAGACGGGGTATGAACTGTATCTGCCGCGCGCCGGTCAGCCGCAGCTGTTCGATGCGCTGCGTGAAGTGGGCACCGGTCACGGGATGCGGTTGTGTGGTCTCAGGGCGCTGATGATGTTGCGGCTGGAGAAGAGTTTTCCCGCCTGGGGGCTGGAGATCACCGCCGATTATCAGGCGCATGAATGTGGGATGATGCATCACGTAAGGCTGGACAAGGGCGCGTTTGTCGGGCGCGACGCGGCGGCAAGCTATGGCCCGGCCAAGGAACGTCCTGTCACCCTGACTGTCGATGCCGGGGACCTCGCGATCTGGGGGGACGAGGCGATTTTCCTCGATGGCAAGCCGGTGGGTTACATTTCATCCGGCGGTTGGGGGCCCGTGGCCCGCAAACACATTGCCTTGGGATATGTCGCGACAGAAGCGTATCGCGAAGACGGCGATTACGAAGTCGAATTGTTCGGATCCTTGCACAAGGCACAGCTGCAAACCCAGCCATTGTACGATCCTTCGGGTCAACGGATGCGGCAGGAATAG